In a single window of the Luteolibacter yonseiensis genome:
- a CDS encoding Fur family transcriptional regulator, translating into MTRQRQEVYRILMQERNHPTANDVFMRVKDRLPNISLATVYNCLEALVQHGIIRQVNFERSSSRYCSNLQEHGHFHDKSTGVIHDVVFKPGINLTDVLDLPPGALVEDVEITLRGKIATA; encoded by the coding sequence ATGACGCGCCAGCGCCAGGAGGTTTACCGCATCCTCATGCAGGAGCGGAACCACCCGACAGCGAACGACGTTTTCATGCGGGTCAAGGACCGCTTGCCAAACATCTCGCTTGCAACGGTTTACAACTGTCTCGAGGCGTTGGTCCAGCACGGCATCATCCGTCAGGTGAACTTCGAGCGCTCGTCATCCCGCTACTGCTCGAATCTTCAGGAGCACGGACACTTCCATGACAAGAGCACGGGAGTCATCCATGACGTCGTTTTCAAGCCCGGCATCAATCTCACCGATGTGCTCGACCTCCCGCCCGGAGCCCTCGTCGAGGACGTCGAAATCACGTTGCGTGGCAAGATCGCCACCGCCTGA
- the sufC gene encoding Fe-S cluster assembly ATPase SufC: MSLQITNLHATLEDGTEILKGVNLTIPKGEVHAIMGPNGSGKSTLSKVISGHESYVVTGGSVTQDGEEILGKSIDERSRGGIFLAFQYPSEVPGVSNANFIRAALQARLPKGQEIDAVAYYKNLYSKMDHLEMDRKFTARAVNEGFSGGEKKRNEILQMMMLEPEYCILDETDSGLDIDALKIVAKGVNAMRSPERGMLLITHYQRLLDYIKPDYVHVMAEGRIVRSGGPELALELEKDGYEFLKEPALA, translated from the coding sequence ATGAGCCTGCAAATCACCAATCTCCACGCCACCCTCGAAGATGGCACTGAAATCCTCAAGGGGGTCAACCTGACCATCCCGAAAGGCGAAGTCCACGCCATCATGGGACCCAACGGATCCGGAAAATCCACCCTTTCCAAGGTCATTTCCGGTCACGAGAGCTACGTCGTCACCGGAGGTTCCGTGACCCAGGACGGTGAGGAGATTTTGGGCAAATCCATCGACGAGCGTTCGCGCGGCGGCATTTTCCTCGCCTTCCAATATCCGTCCGAGGTTCCCGGTGTCTCGAATGCGAACTTCATCCGCGCCGCGTTGCAGGCCCGCCTCCCGAAAGGCCAGGAGATCGACGCCGTCGCTTATTACAAGAATCTCTATTCGAAAATGGACCACCTTGAGATGGACCGGAAGTTCACCGCCCGTGCCGTGAACGAAGGCTTTTCCGGAGGCGAGAAAAAGCGCAACGAGATCCTCCAGATGATGATGCTCGAGCCCGAATACTGTATTCTCGATGAGACGGACTCCGGTCTCGATATCGACGCGCTCAAGATCGTCGCCAAAGGCGTGAATGCCATGCGCTCGCCGGAGCGCGGCATGCTTCTCATCACCCACTACCAGCGCCTTCTCGACTACATCAAGCCGGATTACGTCCACGTCATGGCGGAAGGAAGGATCGTCCGTTCCGGTGGCCCCGAGCTCGCTCTGGAACTGGAAAAAGACGGCTACGAATTCCTCAAGGAGCCCGCATTGGCCTGA
- the sufB gene encoding Fe-S cluster assembly protein SufB, with protein MSYDTTDVLDHETREAIDIDRTKGDFTFPERNKFDAGRGLTAATIDYISDVKNDPDWVREFRHKALKTFEEKPMPTNWATKDLENINFDEIRYYLSDGEKPKRSWDDVPADVLETFERLGIPQQERAFLAGVEAQFDSEAAYSNVKEELTKQGVIFVNSTEGLKEHEEIFRPYFGKVIPTGDNKFSALNSAVFSGGSFIYIPKGLKLKQPLQAYFRINSENFGQFERTLIIADEGAELMYMEGCTAPKFETATLHSAVVELVALKGAKIQYVTVQNWSSNVFNLVTKRGLAMEDAEVRWIDCNIGSRLTMKYPGVIMKGKRARGEVISIALANTGQHQDTGAKMIHAADDTTSNVVSKSISVGEGRSTYRGQVHIPKHLKGCKNNTECDALLINSNSRTDTYPAITVKGNRHATQHEASVSQVSDDMLFYMQQRGLSEGQAMSLAVNGFINDLVREFPMEYSVELKRLIDLEMEGSVG; from the coding sequence ATGTCCTACGACACCACAGACGTTCTTGACCACGAAACCCGCGAGGCGATCGACATCGACCGCACGAAGGGTGACTTCACCTTCCCGGAGCGCAACAAATTCGACGCCGGGCGCGGACTGACCGCCGCGACCATCGACTACATTTCCGATGTCAAAAACGATCCGGACTGGGTGCGTGAATTCCGCCACAAGGCGCTGAAGACCTTCGAGGAAAAGCCGATGCCCACCAACTGGGCGACGAAGGATCTGGAAAACATCAACTTCGATGAGATCCGTTACTATCTTTCGGACGGAGAAAAGCCGAAGCGTTCGTGGGATGACGTCCCCGCGGATGTCTTGGAAACCTTCGAGCGTCTCGGCATCCCCCAGCAGGAGCGCGCGTTCCTCGCCGGCGTGGAGGCGCAGTTCGACTCGGAAGCCGCTTATTCGAACGTCAAGGAAGAGCTCACCAAACAAGGGGTGATCTTCGTGAATTCGACAGAAGGCCTGAAGGAGCATGAGGAAATCTTCCGCCCCTATTTCGGCAAGGTCATCCCTACCGGCGACAACAAGTTCTCCGCTTTGAACTCCGCCGTTTTCTCCGGTGGTTCGTTCATCTACATCCCGAAAGGACTCAAGCTCAAGCAACCGCTGCAGGCCTATTTCCGCATCAATTCGGAAAACTTCGGCCAGTTCGAGCGCACGCTCATCATCGCCGACGAAGGTGCGGAACTGATGTACATGGAAGGCTGCACCGCGCCGAAGTTCGAGACCGCCACGCTGCACTCCGCCGTTGTGGAACTCGTCGCGCTCAAGGGGGCGAAGATCCAGTACGTCACGGTTCAGAACTGGTCTTCAAATGTCTTCAACCTCGTCACCAAGCGCGGCCTGGCGATGGAGGATGCCGAAGTCCGCTGGATCGACTGTAACATCGGTTCACGCCTCACGATGAAATACCCGGGCGTGATCATGAAGGGCAAACGTGCCCGTGGTGAGGTCATTTCCATCGCCCTCGCGAACACCGGCCAGCATCAGGACACCGGCGCGAAGATGATCCACGCCGCCGATGACACGACCTCCAACGTCGTTTCCAAATCCATCTCCGTCGGGGAAGGACGCTCCACCTACCGTGGCCAGGTCCACATTCCGAAGCACCTCAAGGGCTGCAAAAACAACACCGAGTGCGACGCCCTGCTCATCAACAGCAACAGCCGCACCGACACCTACCCGGCCATCACGGTAAAAGGCAACCGCCACGCCACGCAGCACGAGGCGTCCGTCAGCCAGGTTTCGGATGACATGCTTTTCTACATGCAGCAGCGCGGCCTCAGCGAAGGACAGGCCATGTCCCTCGCGGTGAACGGATTCATCAACGACCTCGTCCGTGAGTTCCCGATGGAATACTCCGTCGAACTCAAGCGGCTCATCGATTTGGAAATGGAAGGCTCCGTCGGCTGA
- a CDS encoding SufB/SufD family protein, which yields MPAVLENISSLLETAPATPAYLPAWFATRQQAAWQRFLATPAPKRGDETWRFSSIKQLDFSSFRKAPAAGVNDLIARSTGLEAPAAKLIFVNDELVHVESHLPEGVICLPLAEALVSHSDLVQAHFMKQETRLGSAKFAALHEASLTNGLFVHVSDKTEVEGTIEIHHWIAGENTVIFPHTLVVTGKSSKVRVVDIFRSAEDIQPGLAIAFNDLCAGQNSKLDYVAIQAFNEVTRVIQINETATFRDASATSLLLNTGASWARNESLSRLEGPGSRSDMLSVSIPAHEQEYDQRTFQHHVSEGAYSDLLYKNSLYDESRTIFSGLIFVDEGAHHTDAYQTCRNLLMSDTCEANSMPGLEINADQVKCSHGSTSSQISDEEIFYLRARGIPPVNARQLIARGFSVDVLERLKNDEIEELVLRFIDEKFAHIASFVA from the coding sequence ATGCCCGCCGTGCTCGAAAACATTTCCTCACTTCTCGAAACCGCTCCCGCAACACCGGCTTACCTGCCCGCCTGGTTCGCAACCCGCCAGCAGGCCGCCTGGCAGCGTTTCCTCGCCACTCCCGCTCCGAAGCGCGGGGACGAAACCTGGCGCTTCTCCAGCATCAAGCAGCTGGACTTCTCCAGCTTCCGGAAGGCGCCCGCCGCCGGAGTGAACGACCTCATCGCCCGCTCGACCGGACTCGAGGCTCCTGCTGCGAAACTCATTTTTGTGAATGACGAACTGGTGCACGTGGAGTCGCATCTTCCGGAGGGCGTCATCTGCCTCCCCCTTGCTGAAGCGCTCGTTTCCCACAGCGACCTCGTTCAGGCTCATTTCATGAAACAGGAGACGCGTCTCGGTTCCGCCAAGTTCGCCGCGCTGCATGAAGCCTCCCTCACGAACGGTCTCTTCGTTCATGTGTCGGACAAGACCGAGGTGGAAGGAACCATCGAGATCCACCACTGGATCGCGGGTGAGAACACCGTCATCTTCCCGCACACGCTTGTCGTCACCGGGAAGAGCTCGAAGGTCCGTGTCGTCGATATCTTCCGCTCCGCCGAGGACATCCAGCCGGGGCTCGCCATCGCTTTCAACGATCTCTGCGCCGGCCAGAACTCGAAGCTCGACTACGTCGCCATCCAGGCGTTCAACGAGGTCACCCGCGTCATCCAGATCAACGAGACCGCGACCTTCCGTGACGCGTCGGCCACCAGCCTCCTCCTCAACACCGGAGCTTCGTGGGCGCGCAACGAATCCCTTTCCCGCCTCGAAGGGCCGGGTTCGCGTTCGGACATGCTTTCCGTGAGCATTCCGGCCCACGAACAGGAATACGACCAGCGCACCTTCCAGCACCACGTCTCGGAAGGCGCCTATTCGGACCTGCTCTACAAGAATTCGCTCTACGATGAATCCCGTACCATTTTCTCCGGGCTCATCTTCGTGGACGAGGGAGCGCACCACACCGACGCCTACCAGACCTGCCGGAACCTGCTGATGAGCGACACCTGCGAGGCGAACTCCATGCCGGGCCTTGAGATCAATGCCGACCAGGTGAAGTGTTCGCACGGCAGCACCTCCTCGCAGATCAGCGATGAGGAGATCTTCTACCTCCGCGCCCGGGGCATCCCTCCGGTGAACGCCCGCCAGCTCATCGCCCGCGGATTTTCGGTGGATGTGCTGGAGCGTTTGAAAAACGACGAGATCGAGGAACTCGTCCTCAGGTTCATCGACGAGAAATTCGCCCACATCGCTTCGTTCGTCGCTTGA
- a CDS encoding tetratricopeptide repeat protein, giving the protein MKLVTGIACILGTALPGAVDPRVEFAFGVLEEQRGMDSAPEHFEKARLADPLAVPLVERGVSRRLEAGDRAAAVKLFRDLATARPDDLEVQLLFADFLTQQGKGDSLATKLATDALENALKKNAGNPQVIQRLHPIYQAANRTADAAALLDLLTPDDPESALLYASLSRSVVEGEEDARRGKLDRHYLSATAAHPEDATLARAASEYFRESGRMDLAVSLLEKHVAAAPASLGLRTRLGVLYFAAQQDEKGIATLKEVLEINPQQSLAHQALAKFHRSHGNPELARYHSSELLKLRGGSADEFLKLGEEWLAADDPRAARLLLERAVFQYPDHFELLQKLAIATRRDPETRENAARLFREAEAAQPETVKNAPAFLVESAETLIAQGQGKAAEERLRTAIKAYPPDARKETASALRRLAELWEKENRNLDAAKSLRQRADGLDP; this is encoded by the coding sequence GTGAAACTCGTGACGGGCATCGCCTGCATCCTGGGCACCGCGTTGCCCGGGGCGGTCGATCCACGGGTTGAATTCGCGTTCGGCGTGCTGGAGGAACAGCGCGGAATGGATTCCGCGCCGGAGCATTTTGAAAAAGCCCGCCTGGCGGATCCCCTAGCCGTGCCCTTGGTGGAGCGTGGGGTAAGCCGGCGGCTCGAAGCGGGGGACCGGGCGGCGGCGGTGAAACTTTTCCGGGATCTCGCAACCGCCCGCCCGGACGACCTGGAGGTGCAACTGCTCTTTGCCGATTTCCTGACGCAGCAGGGGAAAGGGGACTCGCTCGCTACGAAACTTGCGACCGACGCTCTTGAAAACGCTCTGAAAAAGAACGCCGGGAATCCGCAGGTAATCCAGCGGCTCCACCCGATCTATCAGGCCGCGAACCGGACCGCGGATGCCGCCGCCCTGCTTGACCTGCTCACTCCCGACGATCCTGAATCCGCCTTGCTTTACGCCTCCCTCAGCCGGAGCGTGGTCGAGGGGGAGGAGGATGCCAGACGCGGGAAGCTTGACCGGCACTATCTCTCCGCCACCGCTGCTCATCCGGAGGACGCCACATTGGCCCGCGCGGCGTCGGAATATTTCCGTGAGAGCGGCAGGATGGACCTGGCCGTGTCATTGCTTGAGAAACATGTCGCTGCCGCACCCGCCTCTCTCGGCCTGCGGACCCGCCTGGGGGTGCTCTATTTCGCCGCGCAACAGGATGAAAAGGGGATCGCCACCTTGAAGGAGGTGCTGGAGATCAATCCGCAACAGTCGCTCGCCCACCAGGCGTTGGCGAAGTTCCACCGCTCGCACGGCAATCCGGAGCTCGCCCGTTACCATTCCAGCGAACTTCTCAAACTTCGCGGCGGATCGGCCGATGAATTCCTGAAACTCGGCGAAGAATGGCTTGCGGCGGACGATCCGAGAGCCGCCCGCCTTCTGTTAGAGCGCGCGGTCTTCCAATACCCGGATCATTTCGAACTGTTGCAAAAGCTCGCCATCGCAACCCGCCGCGATCCCGAGACCCGGGAAAATGCCGCGAGACTTTTCCGTGAAGCGGAGGCCGCGCAGCCTGAAACGGTGAAGAATGCCCCGGCTTTTCTTGTCGAGTCGGCGGAGACGCTCATCGCGCAAGGGCAGGGCAAGGCGGCGGAAGAGCGGCTGCGCACCGCGATCAAGGCCTACCCGCCGGATGCGAGGAAGGAGACCGCTTCGGCCCTGAGACGGCTGGCGGAGTTATGGGAAAAGGAAAACCGGAATCTGGACGCCGCGAAGTCCCTGCGCCAACGCGCCGACGGTCTTGACCCTTAG
- a CDS encoding nucleoside-diphosphate kinase: MSSETSLILFKPDAVQKNLVGTVLARFQEQGFVIRGIKMMQLSDEILAEHYSHIAHFPFFPSVRGFMQEAPVIALALEGENVIARVRDLLGPTDSTVAPAGTIRGDFGFKDGDSKMRNVCHASDSVEAAEAELKRFFKEGELFNY, translated from the coding sequence ATGAGTTCCGAAACCTCCCTGATCCTCTTCAAGCCAGACGCCGTCCAAAAAAACCTCGTCGGCACCGTGCTCGCCCGTTTCCAAGAACAGGGCTTCGTCATCCGCGGTATCAAGATGATGCAGCTCAGCGATGAAATCCTCGCCGAGCACTACTCGCACATCGCCCATTTCCCGTTCTTCCCATCCGTGCGTGGTTTCATGCAGGAAGCTCCGGTCATCGCTCTCGCGCTCGAAGGTGAGAACGTCATCGCCCGCGTGCGTGACCTGCTGGGCCCCACCGACTCCACCGTCGCTCCCGCCGGCACGATCCGCGGCGACTTCGGCTTCAAGGACGGCGACTCGAAAATGCGCAACGTCTGTCACGCCTCCGATTCGGTCGAAGCCGCCGAAGCCGAACTGAAGCGTTTCTTCAAGGAAGGCGAACTCTTCAACTACTGA
- a CDS encoding VOC family protein: MLVERVKYVIWAADLARAAAFYQKTFGAEIIRSNSHISELEIAGAVIGIHGGGEGKRTWTGISLQVANVVAGAAEVVANGGGLVREPQEEDGEAPHLAMCFDTDGNEFMLIRKR, from the coding sequence ATGCTCGTCGAACGCGTCAAGTATGTCATCTGGGCGGCGGACTTGGCGCGGGCGGCGGCATTCTATCAGAAAACCTTCGGAGCGGAGATCATCCGCTCCAACAGCCATATCTCCGAGCTGGAAATCGCCGGTGCCGTCATCGGCATCCACGGCGGGGGAGAAGGAAAAAGAACGTGGACCGGCATCAGCCTGCAAGTGGCGAATGTGGTGGCAGGGGCCGCGGAAGTCGTGGCGAACGGCGGCGGCCTTGTCCGCGAGCCACAGGAAGAGGATGGTGAGGCGCCGCATCTGGCGATGTGCTTCGACACGGATGGCAATGAGTTCATGCTCATCCGCAAGCGCTAG
- the cls gene encoding cardiolipin synthase has protein sequence MLAPDLEHNTWLGFAAVIAFYVVGLLHVLHALMNVRTSQGTIAWVISLLTIPFVALPMYWLLGRTRFSRNIGGRREKDGRLAKLAEKMHQRLRHCEVDIPEDDAFERAAQELGGLPFTRGNDLELLIDGDVTFERIFETIRSARRYLCVNFFIVKNDKLGTQFQEALIERAKAGVKVYFLFDEIGSHKLPRKYLKAMKDAGIECCSFGINRFWWSRLQLNFRNHRKIVVCDGTSAFIGGLNVGDEYLGRDQRFGGWRDTHMKMEGPVVQAVQMVFLEDWFWATNQVPDLHWETRAEAADQIAAIIPTGPADPLDSWQLIVAEAANTSRKKLWIATPYFVPDEGVLTALQAAAIRGVDVRILMPERADHLLVWLSAFSYYEQSIPFGVKLYCYQKGFLHQKVMLIDRRLAAVGTANLDNRSFRLNFEITGFSTDRKFVSEVESMLVTDFTHSRKAEVEDITGKPFLFRAACRAARLLAPVQ, from the coding sequence ATGCTTGCTCCCGATCTTGAACATAACACGTGGCTTGGCTTTGCGGCGGTGATCGCATTTTACGTGGTGGGACTTCTCCACGTTCTCCACGCCCTGATGAACGTACGGACCTCCCAGGGAACCATCGCCTGGGTCATCTCCCTGCTGACCATCCCGTTCGTCGCACTGCCCATGTATTGGCTGTTGGGAAGGACACGCTTCTCCCGCAATATCGGCGGACGGCGGGAGAAGGACGGGCGGCTTGCCAAGCTGGCGGAGAAAATGCACCAGCGGTTGCGCCACTGCGAGGTGGACATTCCTGAGGACGACGCGTTCGAGCGCGCCGCGCAGGAACTCGGCGGACTGCCGTTCACGCGGGGGAACGATCTTGAGCTGTTGATCGACGGCGACGTGACGTTCGAGCGGATTTTCGAAACGATCCGGAGTGCGAGACGCTACCTGTGCGTGAATTTTTTCATCGTGAAAAACGACAAGCTCGGGACGCAGTTCCAGGAGGCCCTCATCGAGCGTGCGAAGGCGGGGGTGAAGGTCTATTTCCTGTTCGACGAGATCGGTTCCCACAAGCTGCCGAGGAAGTATCTGAAGGCGATGAAGGATGCGGGCATCGAATGCTGCTCTTTCGGGATCAACCGTTTCTGGTGGTCGCGGTTGCAGTTGAATTTCAGAAACCACCGGAAGATCGTGGTGTGCGACGGCACTTCGGCATTCATCGGTGGATTGAATGTCGGGGATGAGTATCTCGGCCGTGACCAGCGCTTCGGCGGATGGCGCGACACCCATATGAAAATGGAAGGGCCGGTGGTGCAGGCCGTGCAGATGGTTTTCCTCGAAGACTGGTTCTGGGCGACGAACCAGGTTCCGGACCTGCATTGGGAAACGAGGGCGGAGGCGGCGGACCAGATCGCGGCGATCATTCCCACCGGGCCCGCGGATCCGTTGGATTCCTGGCAGCTCATCGTCGCGGAAGCCGCGAACACCTCGCGGAAGAAATTGTGGATCGCCACGCCGTATTTCGTGCCGGACGAGGGGGTGCTCACCGCCTTGCAGGCGGCGGCGATCCGGGGGGTGGATGTCCGGATCCTGATGCCCGAGCGGGCGGATCACCTGCTGGTCTGGCTTTCCGCGTTCTCCTACTACGAACAGTCGATCCCTTTCGGGGTGAAGTTATACTGCTATCAGAAGGGATTCCTCCATCAGAAGGTGATGCTCATCGACAGACGTCTGGCGGCCGTGGGCACCGCGAATCTGGACAACCGGTCCTTCCGCCTGAATTTCGAGATCACGGGATTCTCCACCGACCGGAAATTTGTCAGCGAGGTGGAGTCGATGCTGGTGACGGATTTCACCCACTCGCGTAAGGCGGAGGTGGAGGACATCACGGGCAAGCCGTTCCTGTTCCGTGCGGCGTGCAGGGCGGCGAGGCTGCTCGCTCCGGTGCAGTGA
- a CDS encoding 3D domain-containing protein, producing MIYRSLSLTALALVAALFTSCGNTGPNLISKSSIGSGRESFSIAPASSVTVAAAAGKPRDKHSMPVYAFADRTRIVRTTAYTCSEDDHLIYGNKNATGTTLRYTDRVRSAAADWSFYPVGTTFRIKGLPYLYVVDDYGSALLGTGTIDIYKPSKDIMNQWGTRTVEMTVVQWGSMTRSAELLSKRTNYDHCKKMLANIVRQRPDLVTMAKL from the coding sequence ATGATTTATCGATCCCTCTCCCTTACCGCACTCGCCCTCGTGGCGGCGCTTTTCACCAGTTGCGGCAATACGGGACCCAACCTCATCTCCAAGTCATCCATCGGTAGCGGCCGCGAAAGCTTCTCAATCGCCCCGGCCTCTTCCGTCACTGTTGCAGCCGCGGCAGGCAAGCCCCGCGACAAGCACTCCATGCCGGTTTACGCGTTTGCAGACCGCACCCGCATCGTCCGCACCACCGCCTACACCTGCAGCGAGGACGACCACCTCATCTACGGCAACAAGAACGCCACCGGCACGACGCTCCGCTACACCGACCGTGTCCGCAGCGCCGCCGCCGACTGGTCCTTCTACCCCGTCGGCACCACCTTCCGCATCAAGGGTCTGCCTTATCTCTACGTCGTGGACGATTACGGCTCCGCGCTTCTCGGCACCGGCACCATCGATATCTACAAACCTTCCAAAGATATCATGAACCAGTGGGGCACCCGCACGGTCGAGATGACCGTCGTCCAGTGGGGTTCCATGACCCGCAGTGCCGAACTTCTCAGCAAGCGCACCAACTACGACCACTGCAAGAAGATGCTCGCGAACATCGTGCGCCAGCGTCCCGACCTGGTCACCATGGCCAAGCTGTGA